From Caldalkalibacillus thermarum, the proteins below share one genomic window:
- a CDS encoding RNA-guided endonuclease InsQ/TnpB family protein, whose product MANKAYKFRLYPTQEQAQLLAKTFGCVRFVYNKMLEERQHIYDTFKDDKEAMKQHKFPTPAKYKRDFPWLKEVDSLALANAQLNLQKAFTNFFSGRAGFPKFKSRKAKQSYTTNMVNGNIKLADGYIKLPKLKWIKIKQHRDIPPHHMIKSCTITKTKTGKYFISILTEYEHQPVPKEIENVVGLDFSMNTLYVDSEGKRANYPRFYRQALEKLARAQRVLSRRRKGSNRWHKQRRKVAKLHEKIANQRQDFLHKASRQLTNRYDAVVIEDLNMKGMAQALRFGQSVHDNGWGMFTFFLQYKLAEQGKKLIKIDKWFPSSKTCSCCGRVKASLSLTERQFRCECGFVADRDTNAAINIKKEGLKQLGIT is encoded by the coding sequence ATGGCCAACAAAGCCTACAAATTCCGTTTGTATCCAACACAAGAACAAGCACAACTGCTCGCCAAAACGTTCGGTTGTGTCCGTTTCGTCTACAACAAAATGCTTGAGGAACGTCAACACATCTATGACACGTTCAAAGACGACAAAGAAGCCATGAAACAGCACAAATTTCCCACTCCGGCCAAGTACAAACGGGATTTTCCGTGGCTCAAAGAAGTCGATAGCCTTGCCCTGGCAAACGCTCAATTAAACTTGCAAAAAGCATTCACCAACTTCTTCTCTGGCCGGGCGGGATTTCCCAAGTTCAAAAGCCGCAAGGCCAAACAGTCGTATACCACAAATATGGTGAATGGCAACATTAAGCTTGCCGATGGCTATATCAAGCTACCCAAACTGAAATGGATCAAGATCAAACAACACCGTGACATACCGCCACACCACATGATCAAGTCCTGTACGATCACGAAAACGAAAACAGGAAAATACTTCATCTCCATTCTGACTGAGTATGAACACCAACCGGTGCCAAAAGAAATAGAAAACGTTGTTGGGCTCGATTTTTCCATGAATACGCTGTATGTCGATAGCGAGGGTAAGAGAGCCAATTATCCTCGATTTTACCGGCAAGCCTTGGAAAAACTGGCCCGAGCTCAACGGGTGCTGTCACGCCGCAGGAAAGGTTCCAACCGTTGGCACAAACAACGGCGGAAAGTAGCCAAGTTGCACGAAAAAATCGCCAACCAACGTCAGGATTTTTTGCACAAGGCTTCAAGGCAATTGACCAACCGGTATGATGCCGTGGTGATTGAAGACCTCAACATGAAAGGGATGGCTCAAGCCCTTCGTTTCGGTCAAAGCGTCCACGACAACGGCTGGGGCATGTTCACCTTCTTCCTTCAATACAAGTTAGCAGAACAGGGAAAGAAGCTGATCAAAATCGACAAATGGTTCCCCTCATCCAAAACGTGTTCATGTTGTGGCCGGGTGAAGGCATCTCTGTCTCTCACAGAACGCCAGTTCCGTTGTGAATGCGGTTTTGTGGCAGACCGAGACACCAACGCCGCCATCAATATCAAAAAGGAAGGTCTGAAACAGTTAGGCATTACCTAA